A window of Euwallacea similis isolate ESF13 chromosome 10, ESF131.1, whole genome shotgun sequence contains these coding sequences:
- the LOC136411422 gene encoding uro-adherence factor A isoform X1 — translation MGQCSSGNGKPSKLSIKSVLSHNKKTKKAKMEKHKYPKDAKTEDHKIYPSNEASHKKPNQKCTKGVAMSFGFQRRPTPMTVNNPAVAWETTTKDYTPDANGNKAMRRNTSMNTTASSFQKPQSAPPSNKSGNRPQQNRSGNVASRLSSPSPEVEQALCSTFTRNVTLVTRTQLIEKTEVTRTDDACKEKTGKFTLQTTRLPQPEPIRVIETKTAKTIANNNRRSARLWRRQEENSVKITTLRSPDEAAWQERVSIDNCESFNEAYTPPPLPSLPSLFNMDTKTKDNKNIALKSAPPGNFLKSRGIHSILDRDSPQGSCDQDWQINAGEAMADDISLSLSPKRQLCNKEWEQKKPLMSNSLDMIDSLKDSMHLTLSEEDPKFAAVATSSNGAGLLDDEILSPVESLLSSSETEELDKKKPENSSSNSKEVNEKLTPSSSPASPVNVSFSLSLSDDKEDFLIDDEIADQPELVFERQALHSFVSPLLPRRHREMKNQNRSSLDSLSACDSIGSEDLMMDFDLSQTNDVIDAWDKDRKLSFNDSRRSLFKSVTPRNSLSNLSSPSRIRIAPKSPKKRNYSISNQADLSECLTLTKANHSAVQQDIIAIKTMLLTLKRVLNDSDTDNCYSEASLNENNNSSEFKLELTDLKRQVLYLQGQLEDKENTVSNLQKQIDELATRTLPSCLFAQDTQNTCNAATQTERARPSSGLFSLTTSPVDETNSIVSSKVVLADVTFGVIILCSVNLLCLIHLLFSSTDCHLNNN, via the exons ATGGGGCAATGCAGCTCTGGTAATGGCAAACCGAGCAAGTTAAGCATCAAAAGCGTCCTTTCACACAACAAGAAGACTAAAAAGGCAAAGATGGAGAAGCACAAATATCCTAAG GACGCTAAAACTGAAGACCACAAAATCTACCCATCCAATGAAGCGAGCCATAAGAAACCCAATCAAAAATGCACCAAAGGGGTCGCTATGTCTTTCGGGTTCCAGAGGCGCCCTACGCCTATGACTGTAAACAATCCTGCAGTGGCGTGGGAGACTACTACGAAAGACTACACACCAGACGCCAACGGCAACAAAGCGATGAGGAGGAATACCTCCATGAACACCACTGCGTCTTCCTTTCAGAAACCTCAGAGCGCTCCCCCTTCCAATAAATCGGGCAATag GCCTCAGCAAAATCGAAGCGGTAACGTGGCAAGTCGATTAAGCTCGCCCAGCCCTGAGGTCGAGCAGGCGCTTTGCAGCACCTTCACTCGTAACGTCACTCTAGTGACTAGGACGCAACTCATTGAGAAAACTGAAGTCACTAGAACAGACGATGCGTGCAAGGAGAAAACG GGTAAATTCACCCTCCAGACTACCCGCCTTCCGCAACCGGAGCCGATAAGGGTTATCGAAACCAAAACAGCCAAAACCATAGCAAACAACAACAGAAGATCAGCAAGACTTTGGAGGAGGCAAGAGGAAAACTCAGTGAAAATCACCACCCTCCGAAGCCCTGATGAGGCAGCCTGGCAAGAAAGAGTCAGCATAGACAACTGCGAGAGCTTCAATGAGGCCTACACTCCTCCTCCACTACCATCCTTACCATCTCTCTTCAATATGGA CACGAAAACCAAAGACAACAAGAATATAGCCCTCAAATCCGCCCCTCCAGGCAACTTCCTCAAATCTCGAGGCATTCATTCCATCCTAGATAGGGATAGTCCTCAAGGGTCTTGCGACCAGGACTGG CAGATTAATGCAGGAGAGGCCATGGCTGATGACATTAGCTTGAGTTTAAGCCCCAAACGACAACTGTGCAACAAGGAATGGGAGCAGAAGAAGCCCCTAATGTCCAACTCTCTAGACATGATCGATAGTCTTAAGGATAGCATGCATCTCACTTTATCTGAAGAGGATCCGAAGTTCGCAGCAGTAGCCACCAGTAGCAATGGCG CTGGCCTCTTAGACGACGAGATTCTGTCCCCCGTAGAGAGTTTGTTGAGCTCCTCAGAAACTGAAGAATTAGACAAAAAGAAACCAGAAAATTCCTCCTCAAACTCCAAAGAGGTGAACGAGAAACTGACTCCTTCATCTTCTCCAGCATCTCCAGTAAACGTATCTTTTTCCCTCTCACTATCAGACGACAAGGAAGATTTCCTCATTGATGACGAAATTGCCGATCAACCAGAGCTAGTTTTTGAG AGGCAGGCACTTCACAGCTTCGTCAGCCCATTACTACCCAGAAGGCACAGAGAgatgaaaaatcaaaacagaAGCAGCCTGGACAGTTTATCTGCATGCGACAGCATTGGAAGTGAGGATTTGATGATGGACTTTGATTTGAGCCAAACCAATGACGTTATTGATGCGTGGGACAAAGACag GAAGTTGAGTTTCAACGACTCTAGGAGGAGCCTTTTCAAGAG CGTGACTCCAAGAAACTCCCTCTCCAACTTAAGCTCTCCAAGCAGAATCAGAATTGCCCCAAAAAGCcccaaaaaacgaaattactccATTAGCAACCAGGCTGATCTCTCAGAGTGTCTGACCCTCACCAAAGCCAACCACTCAGCAGTACAGCAGGATATCATTGCTATTAAGACCATGTTGCTAACTTTGAAGAGGGTGCTAAATGAT TCTGATACCGACAACTGTTACTCAGAAGCCTCTCTCAACGAGAATAACAATAGCAGTGAGTTCAAGTTAGAGTTGACCGACTTAAAGAGGCAGGTGCTTTATTTGCAG GGGCAGTTGGAAGATAAGGAGAACACGGTTTCGAACCTGCAAAAACAAATTGACGAGCTGGCAACTAGAACTTTGCCCTCTTGCCTCTTCGCTCAGGACACTCAAAATACCTGCAACGCTGCCACTCAAACTGAAAGA GCAAGGCCTTCCAGTGGTCTCTTCTCCCTAACAACGTCCCCCGTGGATGAAACCAACTCGATAGTCAG
- the LOC136411422 gene encoding uro-adherence factor A isoform X3 — MGQCSSGNGKPSKLSIKSVLSHNKKTKKAKMEKHKYPKDAKTEDHKIYPSNEASHKKPNQKCTKGVAMSFGFQRRPTPMTVNNPAVAWETTTKDYTPDANGNKAMRRNTSMNTTASSFQKPQSAPPSNKSGNRPQQNRSGNVASRLSSPSPEVEQALCSTFTRNVTLVTRTQLIEKTEVTRTDDACKEKTGKFTLQTTRLPQPEPIRVIETKTAKTIANNNRRSARLWRRQEENSVKITTLRSPDEAAWQERVSIDNCESFNEAYTPPPLPSLPSLFNMDTKTKDNKNIALKSAPPGNFLKSRGIHSILDRDSPQGSCDQDWQINAGEAMADDISLSLSPKRQLCNKEWEQKKPLMSNSLDMIDSLKDSMHLTLSEEDPKFAAVATSSNGAGLLDDEILSPVESLLSSSETEELDKKKPENSSSNSKEVNEKLTPSSSPASPVNVSFSLSLSDDKEDFLIDDEIADQPELVFEALHSFVSPLLPRRHREMKNQNRSSLDSLSACDSIGSEDLMMDFDLSQTNDVIDAWDKDRKLSFNDSRRSLFKSVTPRNSLSNLSSPSRIRIAPKSPKKRNYSISNQADLSECLTLTKANHSAVQQDIIAIKTMLLTLKRVLNDSDTDNCYSEASLNENNNSSEFKLELTDLKRQVLYLQGQLEDKENTVSNLQKQIDELATRTLPSCLFAQDTQNTCNAATQTERARPSSGLFSLTTSPVDETNSIVSSKVVLADVTFGVIILCSVNLLCLIHLLFSSTDCHLNNN, encoded by the exons ATGGGGCAATGCAGCTCTGGTAATGGCAAACCGAGCAAGTTAAGCATCAAAAGCGTCCTTTCACACAACAAGAAGACTAAAAAGGCAAAGATGGAGAAGCACAAATATCCTAAG GACGCTAAAACTGAAGACCACAAAATCTACCCATCCAATGAAGCGAGCCATAAGAAACCCAATCAAAAATGCACCAAAGGGGTCGCTATGTCTTTCGGGTTCCAGAGGCGCCCTACGCCTATGACTGTAAACAATCCTGCAGTGGCGTGGGAGACTACTACGAAAGACTACACACCAGACGCCAACGGCAACAAAGCGATGAGGAGGAATACCTCCATGAACACCACTGCGTCTTCCTTTCAGAAACCTCAGAGCGCTCCCCCTTCCAATAAATCGGGCAATag GCCTCAGCAAAATCGAAGCGGTAACGTGGCAAGTCGATTAAGCTCGCCCAGCCCTGAGGTCGAGCAGGCGCTTTGCAGCACCTTCACTCGTAACGTCACTCTAGTGACTAGGACGCAACTCATTGAGAAAACTGAAGTCACTAGAACAGACGATGCGTGCAAGGAGAAAACG GGTAAATTCACCCTCCAGACTACCCGCCTTCCGCAACCGGAGCCGATAAGGGTTATCGAAACCAAAACAGCCAAAACCATAGCAAACAACAACAGAAGATCAGCAAGACTTTGGAGGAGGCAAGAGGAAAACTCAGTGAAAATCACCACCCTCCGAAGCCCTGATGAGGCAGCCTGGCAAGAAAGAGTCAGCATAGACAACTGCGAGAGCTTCAATGAGGCCTACACTCCTCCTCCACTACCATCCTTACCATCTCTCTTCAATATGGA CACGAAAACCAAAGACAACAAGAATATAGCCCTCAAATCCGCCCCTCCAGGCAACTTCCTCAAATCTCGAGGCATTCATTCCATCCTAGATAGGGATAGTCCTCAAGGGTCTTGCGACCAGGACTGG CAGATTAATGCAGGAGAGGCCATGGCTGATGACATTAGCTTGAGTTTAAGCCCCAAACGACAACTGTGCAACAAGGAATGGGAGCAGAAGAAGCCCCTAATGTCCAACTCTCTAGACATGATCGATAGTCTTAAGGATAGCATGCATCTCACTTTATCTGAAGAGGATCCGAAGTTCGCAGCAGTAGCCACCAGTAGCAATGGCG CTGGCCTCTTAGACGACGAGATTCTGTCCCCCGTAGAGAGTTTGTTGAGCTCCTCAGAAACTGAAGAATTAGACAAAAAGAAACCAGAAAATTCCTCCTCAAACTCCAAAGAGGTGAACGAGAAACTGACTCCTTCATCTTCTCCAGCATCTCCAGTAAACGTATCTTTTTCCCTCTCACTATCAGACGACAAGGAAGATTTCCTCATTGATGACGAAATTGCCGATCAACCAGAGCTAGTTTTTGAG GCACTTCACAGCTTCGTCAGCCCATTACTACCCAGAAGGCACAGAGAgatgaaaaatcaaaacagaAGCAGCCTGGACAGTTTATCTGCATGCGACAGCATTGGAAGTGAGGATTTGATGATGGACTTTGATTTGAGCCAAACCAATGACGTTATTGATGCGTGGGACAAAGACag GAAGTTGAGTTTCAACGACTCTAGGAGGAGCCTTTTCAAGAG CGTGACTCCAAGAAACTCCCTCTCCAACTTAAGCTCTCCAAGCAGAATCAGAATTGCCCCAAAAAGCcccaaaaaacgaaattactccATTAGCAACCAGGCTGATCTCTCAGAGTGTCTGACCCTCACCAAAGCCAACCACTCAGCAGTACAGCAGGATATCATTGCTATTAAGACCATGTTGCTAACTTTGAAGAGGGTGCTAAATGAT TCTGATACCGACAACTGTTACTCAGAAGCCTCTCTCAACGAGAATAACAATAGCAGTGAGTTCAAGTTAGAGTTGACCGACTTAAAGAGGCAGGTGCTTTATTTGCAG GGGCAGTTGGAAGATAAGGAGAACACGGTTTCGAACCTGCAAAAACAAATTGACGAGCTGGCAACTAGAACTTTGCCCTCTTGCCTCTTCGCTCAGGACACTCAAAATACCTGCAACGCTGCCACTCAAACTGAAAGA GCAAGGCCTTCCAGTGGTCTCTTCTCCCTAACAACGTCCCCCGTGGATGAAACCAACTCGATAGTCAG
- the LOC136411422 gene encoding serine-rich adhesin for platelets isoform X5, with the protein MGQCSSGNGKPSKLSIKSVLSHNKKTKKAKMEKHKYPKDAKTEDHKIYPSNEASHKKPNQKCTKGVAMSFGFQRRPTPMTVNNPAVAWETTTKDYTPDANGNKAMRRNTSMNTTASSFQKPQSAPPSNKSGNRPQQNRSGNVASRLSSPSPEVEQALCSTFTRNVTLVTRTQLIEKTEVTRTDDACKEKTGKFTLQTTRLPQPEPIRVIETKTAKTIANNNRRSARLWRRQEENSVKITTLRSPDEAAWQERVSIDNCESFNEAYTPPPLPSLPSLFNMDTKTKDNKNIALKSAPPGNFLKSRGIHSILDRDSPQGSCDQDWQINAGEAMADDISLSLSPKRQLCNKEWEQKKPLMSNSLDMIDSLKDSMHLTLSEEDPKFAAVATSSNGAGLLDDEILSPVESLLSSSETEELDKKKPENSSSNSKEVNEKLTPSSSPASPVNVSFSLSLSDDKEDFLIDDEIADQPELVFERQALHSFVSPLLPRRHREMKNQNRSSLDSLSACDSIGSEDLMMDFDLSQTNDVIDAWDKDRKLSFNDSRRSLFKSVTPRNSLSNLSSPSRIRIAPKSPKKRNYSISNQADLSECLTLTKANHSAVQQDIIAIKTMLLTLKRVLNDSDTDNCYSEASLNENNNSSEFKLELTDLKRQVLYLQGQLEDKENTVSNLQKQIDELATRTLPSCLFAQDTQNTCNAATQTERARPSSGLFSLTTSPVDETNSIVRLIIK; encoded by the exons ATGGGGCAATGCAGCTCTGGTAATGGCAAACCGAGCAAGTTAAGCATCAAAAGCGTCCTTTCACACAACAAGAAGACTAAAAAGGCAAAGATGGAGAAGCACAAATATCCTAAG GACGCTAAAACTGAAGACCACAAAATCTACCCATCCAATGAAGCGAGCCATAAGAAACCCAATCAAAAATGCACCAAAGGGGTCGCTATGTCTTTCGGGTTCCAGAGGCGCCCTACGCCTATGACTGTAAACAATCCTGCAGTGGCGTGGGAGACTACTACGAAAGACTACACACCAGACGCCAACGGCAACAAAGCGATGAGGAGGAATACCTCCATGAACACCACTGCGTCTTCCTTTCAGAAACCTCAGAGCGCTCCCCCTTCCAATAAATCGGGCAATag GCCTCAGCAAAATCGAAGCGGTAACGTGGCAAGTCGATTAAGCTCGCCCAGCCCTGAGGTCGAGCAGGCGCTTTGCAGCACCTTCACTCGTAACGTCACTCTAGTGACTAGGACGCAACTCATTGAGAAAACTGAAGTCACTAGAACAGACGATGCGTGCAAGGAGAAAACG GGTAAATTCACCCTCCAGACTACCCGCCTTCCGCAACCGGAGCCGATAAGGGTTATCGAAACCAAAACAGCCAAAACCATAGCAAACAACAACAGAAGATCAGCAAGACTTTGGAGGAGGCAAGAGGAAAACTCAGTGAAAATCACCACCCTCCGAAGCCCTGATGAGGCAGCCTGGCAAGAAAGAGTCAGCATAGACAACTGCGAGAGCTTCAATGAGGCCTACACTCCTCCTCCACTACCATCCTTACCATCTCTCTTCAATATGGA CACGAAAACCAAAGACAACAAGAATATAGCCCTCAAATCCGCCCCTCCAGGCAACTTCCTCAAATCTCGAGGCATTCATTCCATCCTAGATAGGGATAGTCCTCAAGGGTCTTGCGACCAGGACTGG CAGATTAATGCAGGAGAGGCCATGGCTGATGACATTAGCTTGAGTTTAAGCCCCAAACGACAACTGTGCAACAAGGAATGGGAGCAGAAGAAGCCCCTAATGTCCAACTCTCTAGACATGATCGATAGTCTTAAGGATAGCATGCATCTCACTTTATCTGAAGAGGATCCGAAGTTCGCAGCAGTAGCCACCAGTAGCAATGGCG CTGGCCTCTTAGACGACGAGATTCTGTCCCCCGTAGAGAGTTTGTTGAGCTCCTCAGAAACTGAAGAATTAGACAAAAAGAAACCAGAAAATTCCTCCTCAAACTCCAAAGAGGTGAACGAGAAACTGACTCCTTCATCTTCTCCAGCATCTCCAGTAAACGTATCTTTTTCCCTCTCACTATCAGACGACAAGGAAGATTTCCTCATTGATGACGAAATTGCCGATCAACCAGAGCTAGTTTTTGAG AGGCAGGCACTTCACAGCTTCGTCAGCCCATTACTACCCAGAAGGCACAGAGAgatgaaaaatcaaaacagaAGCAGCCTGGACAGTTTATCTGCATGCGACAGCATTGGAAGTGAGGATTTGATGATGGACTTTGATTTGAGCCAAACCAATGACGTTATTGATGCGTGGGACAAAGACag GAAGTTGAGTTTCAACGACTCTAGGAGGAGCCTTTTCAAGAG CGTGACTCCAAGAAACTCCCTCTCCAACTTAAGCTCTCCAAGCAGAATCAGAATTGCCCCAAAAAGCcccaaaaaacgaaattactccATTAGCAACCAGGCTGATCTCTCAGAGTGTCTGACCCTCACCAAAGCCAACCACTCAGCAGTACAGCAGGATATCATTGCTATTAAGACCATGTTGCTAACTTTGAAGAGGGTGCTAAATGAT TCTGATACCGACAACTGTTACTCAGAAGCCTCTCTCAACGAGAATAACAATAGCAGTGAGTTCAAGTTAGAGTTGACCGACTTAAAGAGGCAGGTGCTTTATTTGCAG GGGCAGTTGGAAGATAAGGAGAACACGGTTTCGAACCTGCAAAAACAAATTGACGAGCTGGCAACTAGAACTTTGCCCTCTTGCCTCTTCGCTCAGGACACTCAAAATACCTGCAACGCTGCCACTCAAACTGAAAGA GCAAGGCCTTCCAGTGGTCTCTTCTCCCTAACAACGTCCCCCGTGGATGAAACCAACTCGATAGTCAG
- the LOC136411422 gene encoding uro-adherence factor A isoform X4, with protein MGQCSSGNGKPSKLSIKSVLSHNKKTKKAKMEKHKYPKDAKTEDHKIYPSNEASHKKPNQKCTKGVAMSFGFQRRPTPMTVNNPAVAWETTTKDYTPDANGNKAMRRNTSMNTTASSFQKPQSAPPSNKSGNRPQQNRSGNVASRLSSPSPEVEQALCSTFTRNVTLVTRTQLIEKTEVTRTDDACKEKTTTRLPQPEPIRVIETKTAKTIANNNRRSARLWRRQEENSVKITTLRSPDEAAWQERVSIDNCESFNEAYTPPPLPSLPSLFNMDTKTKDNKNIALKSAPPGNFLKSRGIHSILDRDSPQGSCDQDWQINAGEAMADDISLSLSPKRQLCNKEWEQKKPLMSNSLDMIDSLKDSMHLTLSEEDPKFAAVATSSNGAGLLDDEILSPVESLLSSSETEELDKKKPENSSSNSKEVNEKLTPSSSPASPVNVSFSLSLSDDKEDFLIDDEIADQPELVFERQALHSFVSPLLPRRHREMKNQNRSSLDSLSACDSIGSEDLMMDFDLSQTNDVIDAWDKDRKLSFNDSRRSLFKSVTPRNSLSNLSSPSRIRIAPKSPKKRNYSISNQADLSECLTLTKANHSAVQQDIIAIKTMLLTLKRVLNDSDTDNCYSEASLNENNNSSEFKLELTDLKRQVLYLQGQLEDKENTVSNLQKQIDELATRTLPSCLFAQDTQNTCNAATQTERARPSSGLFSLTTSPVDETNSIVSSKVVLADVTFGVIILCSVNLLCLIHLLFSSTDCHLNNN; from the exons ATGGGGCAATGCAGCTCTGGTAATGGCAAACCGAGCAAGTTAAGCATCAAAAGCGTCCTTTCACACAACAAGAAGACTAAAAAGGCAAAGATGGAGAAGCACAAATATCCTAAG GACGCTAAAACTGAAGACCACAAAATCTACCCATCCAATGAAGCGAGCCATAAGAAACCCAATCAAAAATGCACCAAAGGGGTCGCTATGTCTTTCGGGTTCCAGAGGCGCCCTACGCCTATGACTGTAAACAATCCTGCAGTGGCGTGGGAGACTACTACGAAAGACTACACACCAGACGCCAACGGCAACAAAGCGATGAGGAGGAATACCTCCATGAACACCACTGCGTCTTCCTTTCAGAAACCTCAGAGCGCTCCCCCTTCCAATAAATCGGGCAATag GCCTCAGCAAAATCGAAGCGGTAACGTGGCAAGTCGATTAAGCTCGCCCAGCCCTGAGGTCGAGCAGGCGCTTTGCAGCACCTTCACTCGTAACGTCACTCTAGTGACTAGGACGCAACTCATTGAGAAAACTGAAGTCACTAGAACAGACGATGCGTGCAAGGAGAAAACG ACTACCCGCCTTCCGCAACCGGAGCCGATAAGGGTTATCGAAACCAAAACAGCCAAAACCATAGCAAACAACAACAGAAGATCAGCAAGACTTTGGAGGAGGCAAGAGGAAAACTCAGTGAAAATCACCACCCTCCGAAGCCCTGATGAGGCAGCCTGGCAAGAAAGAGTCAGCATAGACAACTGCGAGAGCTTCAATGAGGCCTACACTCCTCCTCCACTACCATCCTTACCATCTCTCTTCAATATGGA CACGAAAACCAAAGACAACAAGAATATAGCCCTCAAATCCGCCCCTCCAGGCAACTTCCTCAAATCTCGAGGCATTCATTCCATCCTAGATAGGGATAGTCCTCAAGGGTCTTGCGACCAGGACTGG CAGATTAATGCAGGAGAGGCCATGGCTGATGACATTAGCTTGAGTTTAAGCCCCAAACGACAACTGTGCAACAAGGAATGGGAGCAGAAGAAGCCCCTAATGTCCAACTCTCTAGACATGATCGATAGTCTTAAGGATAGCATGCATCTCACTTTATCTGAAGAGGATCCGAAGTTCGCAGCAGTAGCCACCAGTAGCAATGGCG CTGGCCTCTTAGACGACGAGATTCTGTCCCCCGTAGAGAGTTTGTTGAGCTCCTCAGAAACTGAAGAATTAGACAAAAAGAAACCAGAAAATTCCTCCTCAAACTCCAAAGAGGTGAACGAGAAACTGACTCCTTCATCTTCTCCAGCATCTCCAGTAAACGTATCTTTTTCCCTCTCACTATCAGACGACAAGGAAGATTTCCTCATTGATGACGAAATTGCCGATCAACCAGAGCTAGTTTTTGAG AGGCAGGCACTTCACAGCTTCGTCAGCCCATTACTACCCAGAAGGCACAGAGAgatgaaaaatcaaaacagaAGCAGCCTGGACAGTTTATCTGCATGCGACAGCATTGGAAGTGAGGATTTGATGATGGACTTTGATTTGAGCCAAACCAATGACGTTATTGATGCGTGGGACAAAGACag GAAGTTGAGTTTCAACGACTCTAGGAGGAGCCTTTTCAAGAG CGTGACTCCAAGAAACTCCCTCTCCAACTTAAGCTCTCCAAGCAGAATCAGAATTGCCCCAAAAAGCcccaaaaaacgaaattactccATTAGCAACCAGGCTGATCTCTCAGAGTGTCTGACCCTCACCAAAGCCAACCACTCAGCAGTACAGCAGGATATCATTGCTATTAAGACCATGTTGCTAACTTTGAAGAGGGTGCTAAATGAT TCTGATACCGACAACTGTTACTCAGAAGCCTCTCTCAACGAGAATAACAATAGCAGTGAGTTCAAGTTAGAGTTGACCGACTTAAAGAGGCAGGTGCTTTATTTGCAG GGGCAGTTGGAAGATAAGGAGAACACGGTTTCGAACCTGCAAAAACAAATTGACGAGCTGGCAACTAGAACTTTGCCCTCTTGCCTCTTCGCTCAGGACACTCAAAATACCTGCAACGCTGCCACTCAAACTGAAAGA GCAAGGCCTTCCAGTGGTCTCTTCTCCCTAACAACGTCCCCCGTGGATGAAACCAACTCGATAGTCAG
- the LOC136411422 gene encoding uro-adherence factor A isoform X2 produces the protein MGQCSSGNGKPSKLSIKSVLSHNKKTKKAKMEKHKYPKDAKTEDHKIYPSNEASHKKPNQKCTKGVAMSFGFQRRPTPMTVNNPAVAWETTTKDYTPDANGNKAMRRNTSMNTTASSFQKPQSAPPSNKSGNRPQQNRSGNVASRLSSPSPEVEQALCSTFTRNVTLVTRTQLIEKTEVTRTDDACKEKTGKFTLQTTRLPQPEPIRVIETKTAKTIANNNRRSARLWRRQEENSVKITTLRSPDEAAWQERVSIDNCESFNEAYTPPPLPSLPSLFNMDTKTKDNKNIALKSAPPGNFLKSRGIHSILDRDSPQGSCDQDWINAGEAMADDISLSLSPKRQLCNKEWEQKKPLMSNSLDMIDSLKDSMHLTLSEEDPKFAAVATSSNGAGLLDDEILSPVESLLSSSETEELDKKKPENSSSNSKEVNEKLTPSSSPASPVNVSFSLSLSDDKEDFLIDDEIADQPELVFERQALHSFVSPLLPRRHREMKNQNRSSLDSLSACDSIGSEDLMMDFDLSQTNDVIDAWDKDRKLSFNDSRRSLFKSVTPRNSLSNLSSPSRIRIAPKSPKKRNYSISNQADLSECLTLTKANHSAVQQDIIAIKTMLLTLKRVLNDSDTDNCYSEASLNENNNSSEFKLELTDLKRQVLYLQGQLEDKENTVSNLQKQIDELATRTLPSCLFAQDTQNTCNAATQTERARPSSGLFSLTTSPVDETNSIVSSKVVLADVTFGVIILCSVNLLCLIHLLFSSTDCHLNNN, from the exons ATGGGGCAATGCAGCTCTGGTAATGGCAAACCGAGCAAGTTAAGCATCAAAAGCGTCCTTTCACACAACAAGAAGACTAAAAAGGCAAAGATGGAGAAGCACAAATATCCTAAG GACGCTAAAACTGAAGACCACAAAATCTACCCATCCAATGAAGCGAGCCATAAGAAACCCAATCAAAAATGCACCAAAGGGGTCGCTATGTCTTTCGGGTTCCAGAGGCGCCCTACGCCTATGACTGTAAACAATCCTGCAGTGGCGTGGGAGACTACTACGAAAGACTACACACCAGACGCCAACGGCAACAAAGCGATGAGGAGGAATACCTCCATGAACACCACTGCGTCTTCCTTTCAGAAACCTCAGAGCGCTCCCCCTTCCAATAAATCGGGCAATag GCCTCAGCAAAATCGAAGCGGTAACGTGGCAAGTCGATTAAGCTCGCCCAGCCCTGAGGTCGAGCAGGCGCTTTGCAGCACCTTCACTCGTAACGTCACTCTAGTGACTAGGACGCAACTCATTGAGAAAACTGAAGTCACTAGAACAGACGATGCGTGCAAGGAGAAAACG GGTAAATTCACCCTCCAGACTACCCGCCTTCCGCAACCGGAGCCGATAAGGGTTATCGAAACCAAAACAGCCAAAACCATAGCAAACAACAACAGAAGATCAGCAAGACTTTGGAGGAGGCAAGAGGAAAACTCAGTGAAAATCACCACCCTCCGAAGCCCTGATGAGGCAGCCTGGCAAGAAAGAGTCAGCATAGACAACTGCGAGAGCTTCAATGAGGCCTACACTCCTCCTCCACTACCATCCTTACCATCTCTCTTCAATATGGA CACGAAAACCAAAGACAACAAGAATATAGCCCTCAAATCCGCCCCTCCAGGCAACTTCCTCAAATCTCGAGGCATTCATTCCATCCTAGATAGGGATAGTCCTCAAGGGTCTTGCGACCAGGACTGG ATTAATGCAGGAGAGGCCATGGCTGATGACATTAGCTTGAGTTTAAGCCCCAAACGACAACTGTGCAACAAGGAATGGGAGCAGAAGAAGCCCCTAATGTCCAACTCTCTAGACATGATCGATAGTCTTAAGGATAGCATGCATCTCACTTTATCTGAAGAGGATCCGAAGTTCGCAGCAGTAGCCACCAGTAGCAATGGCG CTGGCCTCTTAGACGACGAGATTCTGTCCCCCGTAGAGAGTTTGTTGAGCTCCTCAGAAACTGAAGAATTAGACAAAAAGAAACCAGAAAATTCCTCCTCAAACTCCAAAGAGGTGAACGAGAAACTGACTCCTTCATCTTCTCCAGCATCTCCAGTAAACGTATCTTTTTCCCTCTCACTATCAGACGACAAGGAAGATTTCCTCATTGATGACGAAATTGCCGATCAACCAGAGCTAGTTTTTGAG AGGCAGGCACTTCACAGCTTCGTCAGCCCATTACTACCCAGAAGGCACAGAGAgatgaaaaatcaaaacagaAGCAGCCTGGACAGTTTATCTGCATGCGACAGCATTGGAAGTGAGGATTTGATGATGGACTTTGATTTGAGCCAAACCAATGACGTTATTGATGCGTGGGACAAAGACag GAAGTTGAGTTTCAACGACTCTAGGAGGAGCCTTTTCAAGAG CGTGACTCCAAGAAACTCCCTCTCCAACTTAAGCTCTCCAAGCAGAATCAGAATTGCCCCAAAAAGCcccaaaaaacgaaattactccATTAGCAACCAGGCTGATCTCTCAGAGTGTCTGACCCTCACCAAAGCCAACCACTCAGCAGTACAGCAGGATATCATTGCTATTAAGACCATGTTGCTAACTTTGAAGAGGGTGCTAAATGAT TCTGATACCGACAACTGTTACTCAGAAGCCTCTCTCAACGAGAATAACAATAGCAGTGAGTTCAAGTTAGAGTTGACCGACTTAAAGAGGCAGGTGCTTTATTTGCAG GGGCAGTTGGAAGATAAGGAGAACACGGTTTCGAACCTGCAAAAACAAATTGACGAGCTGGCAACTAGAACTTTGCCCTCTTGCCTCTTCGCTCAGGACACTCAAAATACCTGCAACGCTGCCACTCAAACTGAAAGA GCAAGGCCTTCCAGTGGTCTCTTCTCCCTAACAACGTCCCCCGTGGATGAAACCAACTCGATAGTCAG